The Mesorhizobium sp. M1D.F.Ca.ET.043.01.1.1 genome contains a region encoding:
- the obgE gene encoding GTPase ObgE, with protein sequence MKFLDQAKVYIRSGDGGAGSVSFRREKFIEFGGPDGGDGGRGGDVWVEAVDGLNTLIDYRYQQHFKAKTGMHGMGRNMTGAKGADITLKVPAGTQVFAEDNETLICDLTEVGQRFLLAKGGNGGFGNQHFKTSTNQAPRRANPGLPGEELSIWLRLKLIADAGLVGMPNAGKSTFLAAVTAAKPKIADYPFTTLHPGLGVARIDGREFVLADIPGLIEGAHEGVGIGDRFLGHVERTRVLLHLVSAQEENPGKAYKVVRAELDAYGHGLAEKPEIVALSQVDILDADARKKKAASLKRAAGRAPMLLSAVTGEGVEAVLRALMSVVAEARDAVPPPVDMRWR encoded by the coding sequence ATGAAATTCCTCGATCAGGCCAAAGTTTACATCCGTTCCGGCGACGGCGGCGCCGGTTCGGTGTCGTTCCGCCGCGAGAAATTCATCGAGTTCGGCGGCCCGGACGGCGGCGACGGCGGCCGCGGCGGCGATGTCTGGGTGGAGGCGGTCGATGGGCTGAACACGCTGATCGACTACCGCTACCAGCAGCATTTCAAGGCCAAGACCGGCATGCACGGCATGGGCCGCAACATGACCGGCGCCAAGGGCGCCGACATCACGCTCAAGGTGCCGGCCGGCACCCAGGTCTTCGCCGAGGACAATGAGACGCTGATCTGCGACCTGACCGAGGTCGGCCAGCGCTTCCTGCTCGCCAAGGGCGGCAATGGCGGCTTCGGCAACCAGCATTTCAAGACCTCGACCAACCAGGCGCCGCGCCGCGCCAATCCCGGCCTGCCCGGAGAGGAGCTGAGCATCTGGCTCAGACTCAAGCTGATCGCCGACGCCGGCCTTGTCGGCATGCCCAATGCCGGCAAGTCGACCTTTTTGGCCGCCGTCACCGCGGCCAAGCCGAAGATCGCCGACTATCCGTTCACCACGCTCCATCCCGGCCTCGGCGTCGCCCGCATCGACGGCCGCGAATTCGTGCTGGCCGACATTCCCGGCCTGATCGAAGGCGCGCATGAGGGGGTCGGCATCGGCGACCGCTTCCTCGGCCACGTCGAACGCACGCGCGTGCTGCTCCACCTGGTCTCGGCGCAGGAGGAAAATCCCGGCAAGGCCTATAAGGTCGTGCGGGCCGAGCTCGATGCCTATGGCCATGGGCTGGCCGAAAAGCCCGAGATCGTCGCGCTCAGCCAAGTCGACATTCTCGACGCGGACGCCCGCAAGAAGAAGGCGGCCTCGCTGAAGCGCGCCGCCGGCCGCGCGCCGATGCTGCTGTCGGCCGTCACCGGCGAAGGCGTCGAGGCGGTTCTGCGCGCGCTGATGTCGGTGGTCGCCGAGGCGCGCGATGCGGTTCCCCCTCCCGTCGACATGCGCTGGCGGTAA